The proteins below are encoded in one region of Sminthopsis crassicaudata isolate SCR6 chromosome 1, ASM4859323v1, whole genome shotgun sequence:
- the ARL6IP1 gene encoding ADP-ribosylation factor-like protein 6-interacting protein 1, which produces MAEGDNRSSNLLAAETASLEEQLQGWGEVMLISDKVLRWERAWFPPAVVGVVSLVFLLIYYLDPSVLSGVSCFVMFLCLADYLVPILAPRIFGSNKWTTEQQQRFHEICSNLVKTRRRTVGWWRRLFTLKEEKPKMYFMTMIISLAAVAWIGQQVHNLFLTYLIVTFLLLLPGLNQHGIISKYIGMAKREINKLLKQKEKKNE; this is translated from the exons GCTGCAGAAACTGCCAGCCTGGAAGAACAGTTACAAGGATGGGGAGAAGTGATGCTTATATCTGATAAAGTCCTTCGATGGGAAAGAGCCTGGTTTCCACCTGCCGTTGTGGGTGTTGTTTCTTTGGTATTCCT tttgATCTATTACTTAGATCCATCTGTTCTTTCTGGTGTTTCCTGTTTCGTTATGTTTTTGTGCCTGGCTGACTACCTTGTACCCATTCTTGCTCCAAGAATATTTGGTTCCAATAAATG GACTACTGAGCAACAGCAAAGATTCCATGAAATCTGCAGTAATCTAGTGAAAACACGGCGCAGAACTGTTGGCTGGTGGAGACGCCTCTTCACCCTGAAGGAAGAAAAACCTAAAATG tactTCATGACCATGATTATTTCCCTTGCTGCAGTTGCTTGGATTGGACAGCAAGTCCACAATCTTTTCCTCACATACCTTATTG TGACGTTCTTACTGTTACTTCCTGGACTAAACCAACATGGAATCATTTCAAAGTACATTGGAATGGCCAAAAGGGAGATAAACAAGCTCCTCAaacaaaaggagaagaaaaatgaatga